A genomic stretch from Oreochromis aureus strain Israel breed Guangdong linkage group 17, ZZ_aureus, whole genome shotgun sequence includes:
- the osbpl8 gene encoding oxysterol-binding protein-related protein 8 isoform X3 translates to MSQRQVKERDKEREREKEKEKEKEVGLQTPNREQLASPSTLSPGVSYSHGFERGKEDLLPLPLKEDSHSISKSKSETKLYNGSDKDVSASGGKLTKKESLKVQKKNYREEKKRATKELLSTITDPSVIVMADWLKIRGTLKSWTKLWCVLKPGVLLIYKTHKNGQWVGTVLLNACELIERPSKKDGFCFKLFHPLEQSIWAVKGPKGEAVGSITQPLPSSHLIFRAASESDGRCWMDALELALKCSSLLKRTMIREGKDDMSTVGTGGEHSINFYSLLRAHNIHGFQFNDSDHLKDPDLYSDKSDREGEQDHEESDPEGLEKSEESDSDTSERQDDSYIDLDPNEHLRETPYLEQSQEELGEAGEAAQTETVSEENKSLIWTLLKQVRPGMDLSKVVLPTFILEPRSFLDKLSDYYFHADFLSEAAIEENAYNRMKKVVKWYISGFYKKPKGLKKPYNPIIGETFRCMWLHQKTNSKTFYIAEQVSHHPPVSAFYVSNRKDGFCLSGSILAKSKFYGNSLSAILDGEARLTFLNRGEDYVMNMPYAHCKGILYGTMTLELGGHVTIACEKTGYSAQLEFKLKPFLGSSDCVNQISGKIKLGKEVLATLEGHWDSEIFINDKKTGIVDTFWNPTTELRQSRLTRCTVPLEEQEEFESERLWQHVTRAINNKDQTEATNEKFILEEAQRKLARERKAKCEEWSPALFEQDPITGEWHYKYADTRPWDPLNDLIQFEKDGCIQTKVRHRTPMVRSGSLISLSNQGPRRDNCKCQVTVPKRKHKSDKPKSPESGCSSPEPDHQDSSGSERHKSKHNNRLRKKGADLSELQSAIESIKQTQEDINRTITVLRSRAASRVEGSSFLQQRDYIIIIFLIFLQVLINYIFK, encoded by the exons GTTTCGAGAGAGGGAAGGAGGACCTCTTGCCACTGCCTTTGAAAGAGGACTCTCATTCCATATCTAAGAGCAAG TCTGAAACAAAGCTGTACAATGGTTCAGACAAGGATGTGTCGGCGTCTGGGGGGAAGCTCACCAAAAAGGAGTCCCTCAAG gtgcagaagaagaaCTACAGGGAAGAAAAGAAGAGGGCAACCAAGGAGCTGCTCAGCACCATCACTGATCCTTCTGTCATCGTCATGGCCGACTGGCTAAAG ATCCGTGGCACTCTGAAAAGCTGGACCAAGCTGTGGTGTGTGCTGAAGCCAGGCGTCCTGCTTATctacaaaactcacaaaaacGGGCAGTGGGTGGGAACAGTGCTGCTCAATGCCTGCGAGCTCATCGAGAGGCCCTCCAAGAAGGATGGCTTCTGCTTCAAACTCTTTCACCCCCTGGAGCAGTCCATCTGGGCTGTCAAG GGTCCTAAAGGAGAAGCAGTTGGCTCCATCACGCAGCCGTTACCCAGCAGCCACCTCATTTTCCGTGCTGCCTCTGAGTCTGATG GCCGATGCTGGATGGATGCCTTGGAGCTGGCCCTGAAGTGCTCCAGCCTGCTGAAGAGGACCATGATCCGTGAGGGGAAGGATGACATGAGCACTGTAGGCACTGGTGGGGAACACTCCATTAATTTCTACAGCCTCCTCAGAGCCCACAACATACACGGTTTCCA GTTCAATGACAGCGACCATTTGAAAGACCCGGACCTGTACTCGGACAAGTCAGATCGGGAAGGAGAGCAGGACCACGAGGAGTCAGATCCAGAGGGGCTGGAGAAAAGTGAGGAGAGTGACAGCGACACCTCAGAGCGTCAGGATGACTCGTACATTGACCTGGACCCAAATGAGCATCTGCGTGAAACCCCATACTTGGAACAGTCCCAGGAGGAGTTAGGAGAG GCTGGTGAAGCTGCTCAGACAGAAACCGTATCAGAGGAGAACAAGTCTTTGATCTGGACCCTGCTGAAGCAGGTTCGACCTGGCATGGACCTGTCCAAGGTTGTGTTACCCACTTTTATCCTGGAGCCAAGATCCTTTCTGGACAAACTCTCTGATTACTACTTCCATGCAGACTTCCTCTCAGA GGCTGCGATTGAAGAGAATGCCTATAACCGGATGAAGAAGGTGGTAAAGTGGTACATCTCTGGATTTTACAAAAAGCCAAAG GGGTTGAAGAAGCCCTACAACCCCATTATTGGAGAGACGTTCCGCTGCATGTGGCTCCATCAGAAGACCAATAGCAAGACCTTCTACATCGCAGAACAG gtATCTCATCATCCTCCAGTATCAGCCTTTTATGTCAGTAACAGGAAGGATGGATTCTGCCTCAGTGGAAGCATCCTCGCCAAGTCCAAGTTCTAtg GAAACTCGCTGTCGGCTATATTGGACGGAGAGGCTCGCCTCACTTTTCTCAACCGAGGGGAGGACTATGTGATGAACATGCCCTACGCTCACTGTAAAG GTATCCTATATGGAACTATGACTCTGGAGCTGGGCGGTCATGTCACCATTGCTTGTGAGAAAACGGGCTACAGTGCACAGCTGGAGTTCAAACTGAAG CCTTTCCTGGGCAGCAGTGACTGTGTTAATCAAATCTCTGGAAAGATCAAGCTGGGAAAGGAGGTGTTAGCTACACTAGAAGGACACTGG GATAGTGAGATCTTCATTAATGATAAGAAGACTGGGATAGTAGACACTTTCTGGAACCCCACGACGGAGCTGAGGCAGAGCCGACTGACTCGTTGCACCGTCCCACTAGAGGAGCAGGAAGAGTTTGAGTCAGAAAG ACTGTGGCAACACGTGACACGAGCCATCAACAACAAGGACCAGACCGAAGCCACCAACGAGAAGTTCATACTGGAGGAAGCTCAGAGGAAGTTGGCGCGTGAGCGGAAAGCCAAATGTGAGGAGTGGAGTCCTGCCCTGTTCGAGCAGGACCCCATCACCGGAGAGTGGCATTACAAATATGCCGA cACAAGGCCTTGGGATCCACTCAATGACCTGATCCAGTTTGAGAAAGACGGCTGTATCCAGACCAAGGTCCGACACCGCACCCCTATGGTACGTTCTGGCAGTCTTATTAGTCTGAGTAACCAGGGGCCGCGGAGGGACAATTGCAAATGCCAG GTAACGGTGCCAAAGAGGAAACACAAGAGTGACAAGCCCAAGAGCCCAGAGAGCGGCTGCTCCTCACCTGAACCCGACCACCAGGACTCATCCGGCAGCGAAC GACACAAAAGCAAGCATAACAATCGGCTGAGGAAAAAAGGAGCAGACCTCAGCGAACTTCAAAGTGCCATTGAATCCATAAAGCAGACGCAGGAGGACATTAACAG gacCATCACCGTGCTGCGGAGTCGTGCCG